A genome region from Pseudomonas pergaminensis includes the following:
- a CDS encoding AraC family transcriptional regulator, translated as MLHSHLTTLNAVSLVLATFQDQGLANDVLLAGSGIGLADLRHADTRITTCQEMRVCANAVALREDIGLDLGQRMHVSCYGLLGYALLTSATLGDALRLALRYPALLGTLFELKLVEDGQQVWLTAGDYRENPALAAFNVEFCLVSMKVICDDLLGRALPLREARFDYAAPDYHARYAERFDCPVQFEAVFNGFAFDLEWLQQPLLLADPITHRAMAERCRKQNSEFTGRQAWLSRVRQLLAEQLHAAPGLDGLAAQMNCSPRTLRRHLQALGCSYQQMLDELRFEQAKQWLAEDQLPIYRIAERLGFSETASFRHAFVRWSGVAPKRFRA; from the coding sequence ATGCTGCATTCACACCTGACCACCCTCAATGCCGTGTCACTGGTGCTGGCGACCTTCCAGGACCAGGGCCTGGCGAACGATGTCTTGTTGGCCGGCAGCGGCATTGGCCTGGCCGATCTACGCCACGCCGACACGCGCATCACCACCTGCCAGGAAATGCGCGTATGCGCCAACGCCGTGGCCTTGCGCGAGGATATCGGCCTGGACCTGGGCCAGCGCATGCACGTGTCTTGCTACGGATTGCTCGGCTATGCCCTGCTCACCAGTGCCACCTTAGGTGACGCTTTGCGCCTGGCGTTGCGCTACCCGGCGCTGTTGGGAACACTTTTTGAGCTCAAGCTGGTGGAGGACGGCCAGCAGGTCTGGCTGACTGCCGGCGACTATCGGGAAAACCCGGCGCTGGCGGCGTTCAATGTGGAGTTTTGCCTGGTGTCGATGAAAGTCATCTGCGATGACCTGCTCGGCCGCGCCCTGCCTTTGCGTGAGGCACGCTTTGACTACGCGGCGCCGGATTATCACGCCCGCTATGCCGAGCGTTTTGACTGCCCGGTGCAATTCGAGGCCGTCTTCAACGGGTTTGCCTTCGACCTGGAGTGGCTGCAACAGCCGCTCCTCCTGGCCGACCCCATCACCCACCGCGCCATGGCCGAACGCTGCCGCAAACAGAACTCCGAGTTCACCGGGCGCCAAGCCTGGCTCAGCCGCGTACGCCAGTTGTTGGCCGAACAACTGCACGCCGCGCCAGGCCTCGACGGCCTGGCCGCACAGATGAACTGCTCGCCCCGCACCCTACGTCGGCACCTGCAGGCACTGGGTTGCAGCTACCAGCAAATGCTCGACGAGCTACGCTTCGAGCAGGCCAAGCAGTGGCTGGCGGAAGACCAGTTGCCGATTTATCGCATCGCCGAACGGCTGGGGTTCAGCGAAACCGCGAGTTTTCGCCACGCGTTCGTGCGCTGGAGCGGGGTGGCGCCGAAGCGGTTTCGCGCCTGA